In one Juglans regia cultivar Chandler chromosome 11, Walnut 2.0, whole genome shotgun sequence genomic region, the following are encoded:
- the LOC109009564 gene encoding probable serine/threonine-protein kinase DDB_G0268642, with amino-acid sequence MEVLLGPNFGIDGRDRSGVVPVAADQHAVTSCLFLEDDITGTRNGPGSVFGIGSRGKAPEQNEESSDSSSSIGAPDDSEDEDNDEVLSKEVQSHFNGAGLGSFGSMEDSLPIKRGLSNHFTGKSKSFANLLEVSAVKDLEKTENPFNKRRRVLVSAKWSSRRSSFYSSSNPKSMPLLALNEEEDEEEDGHHQQQLEYTSSSSQSSSSAENKEQEEEERVPRKYIDKRLLSFKSRSCFSLSDLQEHDEQDED; translated from the exons ATGGAGGTTCTCCTAGGTCCCAATTTCGGCATCGACGGAAGGGACCGGAGCGGTGTTGTTCCGGTTGCCGCCGATCAGCACGCCGTGACTTCTTGCCTGTTCTTGGAGGACGATATCACCGGCACCCGAAATGGCCCCGGGTCGGTGTTCGGGATCGGTTCTAGGGGAAAGGCTCCGGAGCAAAACGAGGAATCTTCCGACAGTTCTTCATCGATCGGAGCACCGGATGATAGCGAAGACGAAGATAACGACGAGGTTTTGTCAAAGGAGGTTCAAAGCCATTTCAACGGTGCGGGGTTGGGCTCTTTCGGTTCAATGGAAGACTCTCTTCCCATCAA GAGGGGATTGTCGAATCATTTTACGGGGAAATCAAAGTCGTTTGCGAATCTATTAGAAGTGAGCGCAGTGAAGGATCTGGAGAAGACAGAGAATCCGTTCAACAAAAGGAGGAGAGTTTTGGTGTCGGCCAAGTGGTCGTCGAGGAGATCTTCATTCTACAGCTCCTCAAACCCTAAATCCATGCCTCTGTTGGCTCTgaatgaagaggaagatgaagaggaagacgGACATCATCAGCAACAACTAGAATACACATCATCTTCATCACAATCATCGTCATCAGCAGAGAACAaggaacaagaagaagaagagagggtaCCCAGAAAATATATTGATAAGAGACTCTTGAGTTTCAAGTCAAGGagttgtttctctctctcagatctGCAAGAACATGATGAACAAGATGAGGATTAg
- the LOC109009565 gene encoding putative peptidyl-tRNA hydrolase PTRHD1: MASLIFSPLRFTCTSSNFRFPFSGPRIRVCVSPSRRVWTWSSKSMSESAGPESLPCQDQDGVKTENSDVLVQYVVLRRDLIDTWPLGSVVTQGCHASVCAIWSHKDDPHTVDYCSAQNIDSMHKVTLEVKGEPQILNLSEKLTTAGITHKLWIEQPENIPTCLATKPYPKSVVSSFFKKLKLCK; encoded by the exons ATGGCATCTCTTATCTTCTCGCCATTGCGCTTCACTTGCACTTCTTCCAATTTTCGCTTCCCTTTCTCAGGCCCTAGAATCAGAGTCTGCGTCTCACCTTCCCGCCGTGTCTGGACTTGGTCTTCGAAATCAATGAGTGAATCCGCTGGACCGGAATCACTGCCTTGTCAGGACCAAGACGGCGTCAAGACAGAGAACTCCGACGTCCTCGTTCAGTACGTTGTGCTCCGGCGAGACCTAATCGACACGTGGCCGCTCGGAAGCGTCGTGACACAGGGCTGCCATGCCTCCGTTTGTGCCATTTGGTCCCATAAAGACGATCCTCACACCGTCGACTATTGTAGTGCCCAGAATATTGATTCTATGCATAAG GTTACTCTCGAGGTGAAGGGTGAACCTCAGATATTGAACTTGTCAGAAAAGCTAACAACTGCTGGCATAACTCACAAGCTGTGGATAGAACAACCTGAGAACATTCCGACATGCCTTGCTACGAAGCCCTACCCCAAATCTGTAGTTTCATCATTTTTCAAGAAGTTGAAACTCTGTAAGTGA
- the LOC109009566 gene encoding uncharacterized protein LOC109009566 yields MCLVFVCDEDERVMSRQPAQGACPYCGGMIQAMDVQSQWRFCFVPLYFKTKRKFYCTICARRLVIQ; encoded by the coding sequence aTGTGTCTGGTGTTTGTTTGCGACGAGGATGAGAGGGTTATGTCAAGGCAGCCAGCACAGGGGGCGTGTCCGTACTGTGGAGGgatgatacaagctatggacgTCCAGAGCCAGTGGAGGTTCTGCTTCGTGCCTCTCTACTTCAAAACCAAGCGCAAATTCTACTGCACCATCTGTGCCAGACGTTTGGTTATTCAGTAA
- the LOC109009568 gene encoding F-box protein AFR, whose amino-acid sequence MPIPGSSSTTMGTEGPEESDKNSEPLIPGLPEEIAELCLLFLPYPYQALARSVSSSWKRTITDASFLIYKTALSLSLPYIFILAFQESTASIQWQSLDPRSRRWFVLPPMPCPIAACQSGIACASLPRQGKLFVLGGNGLRSGAETATHTTFVYATSTNQWSVTSPMPFKRSFFAAGSIKGKIVAVGESGPSTTDQIAAADCYDPESDTWTEVATLGMRLVRYDSAVVENRMYVTEGWTWPFRYSPRGGVYDPDENRWRMMSKGMREGWSGLSVVLGGRLFVIPEYGDCPMKVYVPDDDTWRYVGGEKLPREAMKRPFAVNGVEGRIYVVSRGLHVAVGKVFEGNNKKWEFRVEWEVMAAPETFNGFSPLNCQVLYG is encoded by the coding sequence ATGCCGATTCCGGGATCTTCATCCACGACGATGGGAACTGAAGGTCCTGAAGAAAGTGACAAGAATTCCGAGCCCTTGATTCCTGGGTTACCGGAAGAGATCGCCGAATTGTgccttcttttccttccttaCCCGTACCAAGCTTTGGCACGATCGGTTTCATCTTCGTGGAAACGAACCATTACAGACGCTAGCTTTCTGATCTACAAGACAGCCCTATCGCTTTCTCTGCCCTACATTTTCATATTGGCGTTTCAAGAATCGACGGCCAGTATTCAATGGCAGTCTCTCGACCCGCGATCCAGACGTTGGTTTGTCTTACCTCCCATGCCATGTCCCATCGCCGCGTGTCAATCTGGGATTGCGTGTGCCTCACTGCCACGTCAGGGGAAACTATTCGTTTTGGGTGGTAATGGTCTGCGGTCAGGCGCAGAGACTGCCACGCATACGACGTTTGTCTACGCTACATCAACGAATCAATGGTCGGTGACGTCGCCTATGCCATTCAAGCGATCATTTTTCGCGGCTGGGAGTATTAAAGGAAAGATCGTAGCCGTTGGAGAAAGTGGGCCCAGCACCACAGATCAAATCGCAGCCGCAGATTGCTATGATCCAGAAAGCGACACGTGGACTGAGGTTGCCACGTTAGGCATGCGGTTAGTGAGGTACGACTCCGCTGTGGTGGAGAACAGGATGTACGTGACAGAGGGGTGGACGTGGCCATTCAGATACTCGCCCAGAGGTGGAGTTTACGATCCAGATGAGAACAGGTGGCGGATGATGAGTAAAGGGATGAGGGAGGGGTGGTCAGGGCTGAGTGTTGTACTGGGTGGGAGGCTGTTTGTGATACCAGAGTACGGAGATTGTCCGATGAAGGTGTACGTTCCGGATGATGACACGTGGAGGTATGTGGGTGGGGAGAAGCTACCGCGAGAGGCAATGAAGAGACCGTTCGCAGTGAATGGGGTGGAGGGGAGGATATACGTGGTGTCGCGTGGATTACACGTGGCGGTGGGGAAGGTGTTTGAAGGAAATAATAAGAAATGGGAATTCAGGGTGGAGTGGGAGGTAATGGCGGCTCCTGAAACGTTTAACGGCTTTTCTCCTCTTAATTGTCAGGTACTCTATGGATGA